The sequence CGGGATCAGCAGGTCGAGCTCCGCGGCGATCGCCTGCTCCGGGCTCGGCACATCGGCGAGGGGATGGCGCCGCCGCGTCTCGGAGAAGCGGCGCAGCAGCACGTCGGGGGCGCAGTCGAGGTAGAGGAGCTGCCCGCGCACATGCTCCGCCTCCACCAGCCAGTCCACGATGTCGATGAGGTTGGAGGCGGAGAAGCCCCGCGTGCGCACGTCCACCCCGATGGCCAGCGGGGCGGCGGGGCCGACATGGCGCACCACGTCCTTCACGAGGCCCAGCGGCAGGTTGTCGATGGCCTCGAAGCCCAGATCTTCCAGCACCCGGATCGCCGTGGAGCGGCCCGCGCCCGAGGGGCCGGTCACCAGGACCACGTCCTTCTGCATCTTTCGGATATCGCTCATCGCCCCTCTCCCTCACCGGCGGGATCACGCCACAGGGCGGGGATTCGCGAAAGGGTGGAAAGGTCGCGCCGGCCTCAGGCGACGACGCTGACCCGCATGCCCAGCACGATGGCCGCGTAGAAGCACACCGTCGCCGCCACCACGAAGCCGTGCCAGATGGCGTTGGAGAACTTCAGGCTCTCCCAACTGTAGAACACCACCCCGATCGTGTAGAGCAGCCCGCCCGTCACGATCAGCGTGCTCGCGGCCCAGGGCAGAATGCTGACCAGAGACCAGAGCAGAAGCACGCTCATCCAGCCCATGGCGAGGTAGGTCCACGGCAGCGCCGGGCCGGGGCGGTGCCGCAGGAAGAGCTTGCCGAAGACGCCGATGGCGGCCAGCGCCCAGACCACCGCCAGCACGAAATAGGAGGTGAAGCTGCCGATGATCACCACCAGCGGCGTGTAGGTGCCCGCGATCTTCAGGTAGATCGCCGCCTGATCGATGCGGCGGAAGAACGGGCGCCACGCCTCCCACGGGGTCATGTGGTAGCAGGCGGAGGCGACGAACATCGCCATCATCGCGCTGCCGTAGACGGCCAGTGCCGTGACCTGCCCGACGCCCAGATGCGTCGCGGCCCAGATCATCAGGAAGAGCACCCCGATGGCCGCACCCGCGATGCCGAGCACATGGATGATCCCGTCCGCGATCCGCTCCGAGCGGGCATAGGC is a genomic window of Pontivivens ytuae containing:
- the trhA gene encoding PAQR family membrane homeostasis protein TrhA codes for the protein MNDQSTYVPVYPAYARSERIADGIIHVLGIAGAAIGVLFLMIWAATHLGVGQVTALAVYGSAMMAMFVASACYHMTPWEAWRPFFRRIDQAAIYLKIAGTYTPLVVIIGSFTSYFVLAVVWALAAIGVFGKLFLRHRPGPALPWTYLAMGWMSVLLLWSLVSILPWAASTLIVTGGLLYTIGVVFYSWESLKFSNAIWHGFVVAATVCFYAAIVLGMRVSVVA